A genomic region of Pseudomonadota bacterium contains the following coding sequences:
- a CDS encoding NAD(P)H-hydrate dehydratase has translation MPETAFATDHALRLLAVNQMYDADRAAIDSGAPGEILMANAGAAIAEAVKARFEPCQTVVLCGPGNNGGDGFVVARLLSEAGWPVELALLGDVGRLKGDAAIMAERWQGEVVEAGPGCVEKADLVIDALFGAGLARDLDGQAAVLVAAVVSRGAPVVAVDVPSGLDGDSGAVRGIAPRAVLTVTFCRAKPGHVLLPGRELCGEVVVADIGIGDHIVGGIGPAIWRNGRDLWFGTFPWPAPNAHKYARGHTVVAGGDLAANGASRLAARAALRVGSGLVTVAAPPAALSTYAAHLTAIMLRRIDDAEAFSEMLADPRLNCVVLGPGQGVTERTRALVEVALAAKKHCVLDADALTVFADDPEALFARLHADCVLTPHEGEFARLFDDSGNKLDRARRAAEKAGAIVLLKGADTVIAAPDGTAMVNDNAPPDLATAGSGDVLAGVVAGLMAQGVKAVAAAAMGAWLHGEAGKTVGSGLIAEDLPEALPRVLAALKENVA, from the coding sequence ATGCCTGAGACGGCCTTTGCGACCGATCACGCCTTACGCCTTCTGGCGGTCAACCAGATGTACGATGCCGACCGTGCGGCGATCGATTCAGGCGCGCCCGGCGAGATCTTGATGGCCAATGCCGGCGCAGCGATCGCCGAGGCGGTCAAAGCACGGTTTGAGCCGTGTCAGACTGTTGTCCTGTGTGGCCCCGGCAACAACGGCGGCGACGGCTTTGTTGTCGCCCGTCTGCTCAGCGAGGCCGGTTGGCCGGTCGAGCTTGCCCTGCTGGGCGATGTCGGCCGTCTCAAGGGCGACGCCGCCATCATGGCGGAACGCTGGCAGGGTGAGGTTGTCGAGGCCGGGCCCGGCTGTGTGGAAAAGGCGGACCTGGTGATCGATGCCCTGTTCGGCGCTGGATTGGCGCGTGACCTTGACGGACAGGCGGCGGTGTTGGTCGCCGCCGTCGTGTCGCGCGGCGCACCAGTCGTCGCCGTGGATGTGCCCAGCGGTCTTGATGGCGACAGCGGCGCGGTGCGCGGTATCGCCCCCCGGGCGGTCCTTACGGTGACGTTTTGCCGTGCGAAACCGGGGCATGTACTTCTGCCTGGGCGCGAACTATGCGGCGAGGTGGTGGTCGCCGATATCGGCATTGGCGACCACATCGTGGGCGGCATCGGTCCGGCGATATGGCGCAATGGCAGGGATCTCTGGTTTGGAACCTTTCCGTGGCCGGCGCCGAACGCCCACAAATACGCCCGAGGTCACACGGTCGTCGCCGGCGGCGATCTTGCCGCGAACGGCGCCTCGCGCCTGGCGGCGCGCGCGGCGCTGCGGGTCGGGTCCGGCCTGGTCACGGTTGCCGCGCCACCGGCAGCGCTCAGTACCTATGCTGCGCATTTGACCGCGATCATGCTGCGGCGGATTGACGATGCCGAAGCGTTTTCTGAGATGCTGGCCGATCCGCGCCTCAACTGCGTCGTCTTGGGGCCTGGCCAGGGGGTGACGGAGCGGACCCGCGCCCTCGTCGAGGTGGCCTTGGCGGCAAAGAAGCACTGTGTCTTGGATGCCGACGCCTTGACTGTCTTTGCTGACGATCCGGAAGCGCTCTTTGCGCGGCTTCACGCGGATTGCGTCCTTACACCTCATGAGGGCGAGTTTGCTCGGCTTTTCGATGATAGCGGGAACAAGCTGGATCGGGCGCGTCGGGCCGCGGAGAAAGCCGGTGCCATAGTTCTGTTAAAAGGTGCCGATACTGTGATCGCTGCGCCTGACGGAACCGCAATGGTTAACGACAATGCACCACCAGATTTGGCGACCGCCGGGTCCGGGGATGTCTTGGCAGGTGTGGTCGCCGGGCTGATGGCGCAAGGCGTCAAGGCCGTGGCGGCAGCGGCCATGGGCGCCTGGCTCCACGGCGAAGCCGGCAAGACGGTCGGGTCGGGCCTGATTGCCGAGGATCTGCCGGAGGCGCTGCCACGCGTCCTAGCGGCACTGAAGGAGAACGTTGCGTGA